In Bufo gargarizans isolate SCDJY-AF-19 chromosome 6, ASM1485885v1, whole genome shotgun sequence, a single genomic region encodes these proteins:
- the LOC122941619 gene encoding serine/arginine-rich splicing factor 4-like isoform X2, with protein MYRLRVENLSTRCSWQDLKDFMRQAGEVTYADAHHRRPNEGVIEFRSYSDMKRALERLDGKEVNGRKIRLVEDRASSGTRRSSSRSRSRSRSWRSSRSKSRSRSRSRRRDRRSRSRSRDRRDSRSLSKGRRDSKSQSRDRSRSKSRSRSVSKSRRGRSRSNSKERSRSLSKSRKNGGSRSPSREHKSASRSRSKVRDSRSKERSPSKEREEKNGSQEKSPIKHADEKERSRSNDRDRSHSKERRDSKRRERNRSRDRRERSRTRDRKRRDRSRSKERYSRSKERSRSRSREERKRKRDRSRSKERSRRNGRRSRSPSRERNLKRSREDRSSSKEANKGKSEDTVAFTTESDQEIEEGEIVCNDKGTRDGNSGAPASPSPPPAEAIAPEEKTVVVDEEEAAESANSPPPESANSPPHESANSPPPESANSPPPESANSPPPESANSPPAESANSPPAESANSPPPESANSPPAESANSPPAESANSPPAESANSPPAESANSPPAESANSPPAESANSPPAESANSPPAESANSPPAPQSRPPTPTEP; from the exons ATGTATCGTCTGAGAGTGGAGAACCTATCTACGAGGTGCAGTTGgcaagacttaaag gacttTATGCGGCAGGCTGGGGAGGTCACTTATGCTGATGCTCATCATCGCCGACCTAATGAAGGAGTCATAGAATTCCGTTCATATTCAGACATGAAGAGAGCACTAGAAAGACTGGATGGTAAAGAGGTGAACGGCCGAAAGATTCGTCTTGTGGAGGATAGGGCTTCATCCGGGACTAGACGCTCCTCTTCTCGCAGCCGTTCAAG ATCTCGATCATGGAGGAGCAGCCGCTCTAAATCTCG ATCTCGAAGCAGGAGCAGACGTCGAGACCGAAGAAGCAGGAGTCGCAGTAGAGACAGGAGAGATAGTAGAAGTTTAAGCAAGGGTAGAAGGGACAGTAAAAGTCAAAGTAGGGATAGGAGCAGGAGCAAAAGTCGCAGCAGAAGTGTAAGCAAAAGTAGGAGAGGAAGAAGCCGTAGTAACAGTAAAGAGAGAAGCAGGAGTCTTAGCAAATCACGAAAGAATGGAGGTAGCCGAAGCCCCAGTAGAGAACATAAAAGCGCAAGTCGGAGCCGGAGCAAGGTGAGGGACAGCAGAAGTAAAGAAAGAAGTCCTAGtaaggagagagaagaaaagaatGGGAGTCAAGAAAAAAGTCCAATAAAGCATGCTGATGAAAAGGAAAGAAGCCGAAGCAATGATAGAGATAGAAGCCACAGCAAGGAAAGGAGGGATAGTAAGCGGAGAGAAAGGAACAGAAGCAGGGACAGGAGAGAGAGAAGTAGGACCAGGGATAGAAAGAGAAGGGACAGAAGCCGGAGCAAAGAGAGATACAGTCGCAGCAAGGAGAGAAGCAGAAGCCGCAGCAGAGAAGAAAGGAAAAGAAAGCGAGACAGGAGTCGCAGCAAAGAAAGAAGCAGAAGGAACGGCAGGAGAAGCCGCAGTCCAAGCCGGGAGAGAAATTTGAAACGTAGCCGGGAGGATAGAAGCAGCAGTAAAGAGGCTAATAAAGGCAAAAGTGAGGACACTGTAGCATTTACTACAGAGTCTGATCAGGAAATTGAGGAAGGCGAGATTGTTTGCAATGACAAAGGGACTAGAGACGGTAACTCTGGTGCCCCTGCTTCACCTTCTCCACCTCCTGCTGAAGCTATTGCCCCGGAGGAGAAAACGGTAGTAGTAGATGAAGAAGAAGCAGCTGAATCGGCAAACTCACCGCCCCCTGAATCGGCAAACTCACCTCCCCATGAATCGGCAAACTCACCGCCCCCTGAATCGGCAAACTCACCGCCCCCTGAATCGGCAAACTCACCGCCCCCTGAATCGGCAAACTCACCTCCCGCTGAATCGGCTAACTCACCTCCCGCTGAATCGGCTAACTCACCTCCCCCTGAATCGGCTAACTCACCTCCCGCTGAATCGGCTAACTCACCTCCCGCTGAATCGGCTAACTCACCTCCCGCTGAATCGGCTAACTCACCTCCCGCTGAATCGGCTAACTCACCTCCCGCTGAATCGGCTAACTCACCTCCCGCTGAATCGGCTAACTCACCTCCCGCTGAATCGGCTAACTCACCTCCCGCTGAATCGGCTAACTCGCCTCCCGCACCGCAGTCCAGACCACCCACCCCTACAGAGCCTTGA
- the LOC122941619 gene encoding serine/arginine-rich splicing factor 6-like isoform X1, producing MSRSSSSSVLPRVYIGGLSHRVRERDVERFFKGFGKIVEVDLKKGYGFVEFEDLRDADDAVYEMNGRDLCGERIIVEHARAPRRDLRSGYSYRRSGSDRFGPPVRTMYRLRVENLSTRCSWQDLKDFMRQAGEVTYADAHHRRPNEGVIEFRSYSDMKRALERLDGKEVNGRKIRLVEDRASSGTRRSSSRSRSRSRSWRSSRSKSRSRSRSRRRDRRSRSRSRDRRDSRSLSKGRRDSKSQSRDRSRSKSRSRSVSKSRRGRSRSNSKERSRSLSKSRKNGGSRSPSREHKSASRSRSKVRDSRSKERSPSKEREEKNGSQEKSPIKHADEKERSRSNDRDRSHSKERRDSKRRERNRSRDRRERSRTRDRKRRDRSRSKERYSRSKERSRSRSREERKRKRDRSRSKERSRRNGRRSRSPSRERNLKRSREDRSSSKEANKGKSEDTVAFTTESDQEIEEGEIVCNDKGTRDGNSGAPASPSPPPAEAIAPEEKTVVVDEEEAAESANSPPPESANSPPHESANSPPPESANSPPPESANSPPPESANSPPAESANSPPAESANSPPPESANSPPAESANSPPAESANSPPAESANSPPAESANSPPAESANSPPAESANSPPAESANSPPAESANSPPAPQSRPPTPTEP from the exons CTACGGATTTGTGGAATTTGAAGATCTTCGCGATGCTGATGATGCCGTGTATGAAATGAACGGGAGAGACCTCTGTGGTGAGCGCATCATTGTGGAACATGCTCGGGCACCAAGGAGAGATTTGCGCA GTGGCTATAGCTACCGCAGAAGTGGCAGTGACAGGTTTGGACCTCCAGTTCGTACAATGTATCGTCTGAGAGTGGAGAACCTATCTACGAGGTGCAGTTGgcaagacttaaag gacttTATGCGGCAGGCTGGGGAGGTCACTTATGCTGATGCTCATCATCGCCGACCTAATGAAGGAGTCATAGAATTCCGTTCATATTCAGACATGAAGAGAGCACTAGAAAGACTGGATGGTAAAGAGGTGAACGGCCGAAAGATTCGTCTTGTGGAGGATAGGGCTTCATCCGGGACTAGACGCTCCTCTTCTCGCAGCCGTTCAAG ATCTCGATCATGGAGGAGCAGCCGCTCTAAATCTCG ATCTCGAAGCAGGAGCAGACGTCGAGACCGAAGAAGCAGGAGTCGCAGTAGAGACAGGAGAGATAGTAGAAGTTTAAGCAAGGGTAGAAGGGACAGTAAAAGTCAAAGTAGGGATAGGAGCAGGAGCAAAAGTCGCAGCAGAAGTGTAAGCAAAAGTAGGAGAGGAAGAAGCCGTAGTAACAGTAAAGAGAGAAGCAGGAGTCTTAGCAAATCACGAAAGAATGGAGGTAGCCGAAGCCCCAGTAGAGAACATAAAAGCGCAAGTCGGAGCCGGAGCAAGGTGAGGGACAGCAGAAGTAAAGAAAGAAGTCCTAGtaaggagagagaagaaaagaatGGGAGTCAAGAAAAAAGTCCAATAAAGCATGCTGATGAAAAGGAAAGAAGCCGAAGCAATGATAGAGATAGAAGCCACAGCAAGGAAAGGAGGGATAGTAAGCGGAGAGAAAGGAACAGAAGCAGGGACAGGAGAGAGAGAAGTAGGACCAGGGATAGAAAGAGAAGGGACAGAAGCCGGAGCAAAGAGAGATACAGTCGCAGCAAGGAGAGAAGCAGAAGCCGCAGCAGAGAAGAAAGGAAAAGAAAGCGAGACAGGAGTCGCAGCAAAGAAAGAAGCAGAAGGAACGGCAGGAGAAGCCGCAGTCCAAGCCGGGAGAGAAATTTGAAACGTAGCCGGGAGGATAGAAGCAGCAGTAAAGAGGCTAATAAAGGCAAAAGTGAGGACACTGTAGCATTTACTACAGAGTCTGATCAGGAAATTGAGGAAGGCGAGATTGTTTGCAATGACAAAGGGACTAGAGACGGTAACTCTGGTGCCCCTGCTTCACCTTCTCCACCTCCTGCTGAAGCTATTGCCCCGGAGGAGAAAACGGTAGTAGTAGATGAAGAAGAAGCAGCTGAATCGGCAAACTCACCGCCCCCTGAATCGGCAAACTCACCTCCCCATGAATCGGCAAACTCACCGCCCCCTGAATCGGCAAACTCACCGCCCCCTGAATCGGCAAACTCACCGCCCCCTGAATCGGCAAACTCACCTCCCGCTGAATCGGCTAACTCACCTCCCGCTGAATCGGCTAACTCACCTCCCCCTGAATCGGCTAACTCACCTCCCGCTGAATCGGCTAACTCACCTCCCGCTGAATCGGCTAACTCACCTCCCGCTGAATCGGCTAACTCACCTCCCGCTGAATCGGCTAACTCACCTCCCGCTGAATCGGCTAACTCACCTCCCGCTGAATCGGCTAACTCACCTCCCGCTGAATCGGCTAACTCACCTCCCGCTGAATCGGCTAACTCGCCTCCCGCACCGCAGTCCAGACCACCCACCCCTACAGAGCCTTGA